One genomic window of Nakamurella panacisegetis includes the following:
- a CDS encoding aspartate aminotransferase family protein: MSTSKATDHLWMHFTRMGSYDNAPVPTIERGEGSYIFDTNGRKYLDALSGLFTVQVGHGREELAKAAYEQAKKLAFFPIWSYAHPTAIELADRLAALAPGDLNKVFFSSGGGESVETAWKVAKQYFKLIGKPAKHKVISRAIAYHGTTQGALSITGVPPFKEAFEPLVPGTVRVPNTNFYRAPEFVADDEKAFGLWAANRIEEAILAEGPSSVAAVFLEPVQNAGGCFPPPPGYFERVRQICDEHDVLLISDEVICAYGRLGTMFGCEKFGYQPDIITTAKGLTSGYSPLGCAIISDRIYEPFSKPGVTFAHGYTFGGHPVSCAVALANLDLFEREDLLGNVLRNENAFRTTLEKLYDLPIVGDVRGDGYFYGIELVKDFKTKETFNADESERVLRGYVSGALFENGLYCRADDRGDPVVQVAPPLIAGQDVFDEIEQKLRIVLTEAWNRI; the protein is encoded by the coding sequence ATGAGCACCAGCAAGGCCACCGACCATCTCTGGATGCACTTCACCCGGATGGGGAGCTACGACAATGCACCGGTTCCGACCATCGAACGCGGTGAGGGCAGCTACATCTTCGACACCAACGGCCGCAAGTACCTGGACGCCCTGTCCGGGCTGTTCACCGTCCAGGTCGGCCACGGCCGCGAGGAACTGGCCAAGGCCGCGTACGAGCAGGCCAAGAAGCTGGCCTTCTTCCCGATCTGGTCCTACGCCCACCCGACGGCCATCGAACTGGCCGACCGCCTCGCCGCGCTGGCCCCGGGTGATCTGAACAAGGTGTTCTTCTCCTCCGGCGGCGGCGAATCGGTCGAGACGGCCTGGAAGGTCGCCAAGCAGTACTTCAAGCTGATCGGGAAACCGGCCAAGCACAAGGTGATCTCGCGGGCCATCGCCTATCACGGCACCACGCAGGGGGCGCTGTCGATCACCGGCGTCCCGCCGTTCAAGGAGGCGTTCGAGCCGCTGGTGCCCGGAACCGTCCGGGTCCCGAACACCAACTTCTACCGCGCGCCGGAATTCGTCGCCGACGACGAGAAGGCGTTCGGGCTGTGGGCGGCCAACCGCATCGAGGAAGCCATCCTGGCCGAGGGTCCGAGCAGTGTGGCCGCCGTCTTCCTCGAGCCGGTCCAGAATGCCGGCGGCTGTTTCCCGCCGCCGCCCGGCTACTTCGAGCGGGTCCGGCAGATCTGCGACGAGCACGACGTGCTGCTCATCTCCGACGAGGTCATCTGCGCCTACGGTCGCCTCGGCACCATGTTCGGCTGCGAGAAGTTCGGCTACCAGCCCGACATCATCACCACCGCAAAGGGTCTGACGTCCGGCTACTCGCCGCTCGGCTGCGCCATCATCTCCGACCGAATCTACGAACCGTTCAGCAAGCCGGGCGTCACCTTCGCCCACGGCTACACCTTCGGCGGCCATCCGGTGTCGTGCGCGGTGGCGCTGGCCAACCTGGACCTGTTCGAACGGGAGGACCTGCTCGGGAACGTGCTGCGCAACGAGAACGCCTTCCGGACGACACTGGAGAAGCTGTACGACCTGCCGATCGTCGGCGACGTCCGCGGCGACGGCTACTTCTACGGGATCGAGTTGGTCAAGGACTTCAAGACCAAGGAGACCTTCAACGCGGACGAGTCGGAGCGGGTGTTGCGGGGCTATGTGTCCGGCGCGTTGTTCGAGAACGGCCTGTACTGCCGGGCCGACGACCGCGGCGACCCGGTCGTCCAGGTCGCGCCCCCGCTGATCGCCGGCCAGGATGTGTTCGACGAGATCGAGCAGAAGCTCCGTATCGTTCTCACGGAGGCGTGGAACCGGATCTGA
- a CDS encoding NAD(P)/FAD-dependent oxidoreductase, with amino-acid sequence MTADRSTSTGYRGLSLWLDRVADPLIPRPALDHDLTADVAIVGAGFTGLWTAYYLQRADPTLRIVLLEKEIAGFGASGRNGGWCSDLFPASWDKIARRHGRASALAMKAAMRAGVDEVGAVIADERIDCGWARGGTIAFARSRVQLERAVAEVENAHSWGDTDDDLRLLSSAEATEIASADSILGATFTPHCATIDPGALVRSLADLVVARGAELYEGSAVTEIRPHRVVTDHGTVTADVVVRATEGYTSALPGARRELAPIYSLIVATEPLDEATLAAVGLAARPTFADHRHMICYGQRTADGRIVFGGRGAPYHFGSVTSPGFDREPEVFDSLRHNLIDMFPALAGVKFTHSWGGPLGVPRDWHAGVGLDPDTGFAWAGGYVGDGVSTSNLAGRTLADLITSSGSELTGLPWVGHRSRKWEPEPLRYLGVNAGLRVMDVADRRESRTGRHSSMAKAFGRFLGG; translated from the coding sequence ATGACGGCGGATCGGTCGACCTCCACCGGCTACCGCGGGCTCAGCCTCTGGCTGGACCGGGTGGCCGATCCCCTGATCCCGCGTCCGGCTCTCGATCACGATCTCACCGCGGACGTGGCGATCGTCGGAGCCGGTTTCACCGGGCTGTGGACCGCGTACTACCTGCAGCGGGCCGACCCGACGCTGCGGATCGTGTTGCTGGAGAAGGAGATCGCGGGGTTCGGGGCGTCCGGCCGGAACGGCGGCTGGTGTTCGGACCTGTTCCCGGCGTCCTGGGACAAGATCGCCCGCCGGCACGGCCGCGCATCGGCGCTGGCCATGAAGGCAGCGATGCGAGCCGGCGTCGACGAGGTGGGTGCGGTGATCGCGGACGAACGGATCGACTGCGGCTGGGCCCGCGGCGGCACCATCGCCTTCGCCCGGTCCCGGGTCCAACTGGAGCGGGCGGTCGCCGAGGTGGAGAACGCCCACTCGTGGGGCGACACCGATGACGATCTCCGCCTGTTGAGCAGCGCCGAGGCCACCGAGATCGCCTCCGCCGACAGCATTCTCGGCGCGACGTTCACCCCGCACTGCGCCACTATCGATCCCGGCGCACTCGTCCGGTCGCTGGCCGACCTCGTCGTCGCCCGCGGCGCCGAACTGTACGAGGGGAGCGCCGTCACCGAGATCCGGCCGCACCGGGTCGTCACCGACCACGGCACGGTCACCGCCGACGTGGTGGTGCGGGCGACCGAGGGTTACACCTCGGCCCTACCCGGGGCCCGCCGCGAACTGGCCCCGATCTACTCGCTGATCGTGGCCACCGAGCCGCTGGACGAGGCCACGCTCGCCGCCGTCGGCCTGGCCGCACGGCCGACGTTCGCCGACCACCGGCACATGATCTGCTACGGCCAGCGCACCGCCGACGGGCGGATCGTGTTCGGTGGTCGTGGCGCCCCCTATCACTTCGGATCGGTCACCTCGCCGGGCTTCGATCGCGAGCCGGAGGTCTTCGACTCCCTGCGGCACAACCTGATCGACATGTTCCCGGCTCTGGCCGGAGTGAAGTTCACGCACTCCTGGGGCGGCCCGCTCGGGGTGCCACGTGACTGGCACGCCGGGGTCGGGCTCGACCCGGACACCGGGTTCGCCTGGGCCGGCGGCTACGTCGGGGACGGCGTGTCCACCTCCAACCTGGCCGGGCGGACCCTGGCCGATCTGATCACCTCGTCCGGCTCCGAGCTGACGGGACTGCCGTGGGTCGGGCACCGGTCCCGCAAGTGGGAGCCGGAACCGTTGCGCTACCTCGGGGTCAACGCCGGATTGCGCGTGATGGACGTCGCCGATCGCCGCGAGTCCCGGACCGGCAGGCACTCCAGCATGGCCAAGGCGTTCGGCCGGTTCCTGGGCGGCTGA
- a CDS encoding type IV toxin-antitoxin system AbiEi family antitoxin domain-containing protein: MYHRHEVPPELERLARAQSGVLVRTQILGCGVSDNVLDRLVSAGLFGRIERGLFAYPHGTPPWTGWVWAGVLMGGPHARAGGMTAARLQGLADQQPQTIDILTPAGTRPAARNWVTFREERPGVRSISTRTEPPCTRIEDTVLDLCTAGPAAAIEWITAAIQRRLTSPEALQRALQRRRRIPNRRLITGIIADAADGVHSSLEYHYRHAVEKAHSLPRGQRQQSRGARREFVDVLYADYALVVELDGRLGHVGRLRDRRRDNVHTKTGSPSLRYGWTEVTQESCEVALEVAEVLIGQGWSGSPGHCPRCLR, from the coding sequence GTGTATCACCGCCACGAGGTGCCACCCGAACTCGAACGTCTGGCCCGCGCCCAGTCCGGCGTCCTCGTGCGCACCCAGATCCTGGGCTGCGGGGTGTCGGACAACGTTCTCGACCGTTTGGTGTCCGCCGGCCTCTTCGGCCGGATCGAGCGCGGTCTGTTCGCCTACCCCCACGGGACGCCGCCCTGGACGGGGTGGGTCTGGGCCGGAGTCCTGATGGGTGGTCCCCACGCCCGGGCCGGCGGGATGACCGCGGCCCGGCTCCAGGGCCTGGCGGACCAGCAACCGCAGACCATCGACATCCTGACGCCGGCCGGAACGCGTCCGGCGGCCCGGAACTGGGTGACCTTTCGGGAGGAACGTCCTGGGGTCCGCTCGATCTCGACCCGGACGGAGCCGCCGTGCACCCGCATCGAGGACACGGTGCTCGACCTCTGCACCGCGGGCCCGGCCGCGGCCATCGAATGGATCACCGCAGCGATCCAACGCCGCCTGACCTCGCCCGAGGCACTGCAACGGGCCCTGCAGCGGCGCCGCCGGATACCAAATCGCCGGTTGATCACCGGGATCATCGCCGACGCCGCCGACGGCGTGCATTCCAGCCTCGAATACCACTACCGGCACGCCGTGGAGAAGGCGCACAGCCTGCCCCGCGGCCAGCGGCAGCAATCACGGGGAGCCCGTCGGGAGTTCGTCGACGTGCTGTACGCGGACTATGCCCTGGTCGTCGAGCTGGATGGCCGCCTGGGCCACGTCGGCCGGTTGCGGGACCGGAGGCGGGACAACGTCCACACCAAGACCGGTTCCCCGTCCCTGCGCTACGGCTGGACGGAGGTCACCCAGGAATCGTGCGAGGTCGCGTTGGAGGTGGCCGAGGTACTGATCGGCCAGGGATGGTCCGGCTCTCCCGGGCACTGCCCTCGCTGCCTGCGCTGA
- a CDS encoding aspartate aminotransferase family protein: MTTTSEPTSADSTTFWADADRHLIRYGGHFTPEIIASAAGSYLYTESGRRLLDFTSGQMSAILGHSHPEIVATVREAVGTLDHLFSGMLSRPVVDLARRLADTLPATLEKVLLLTTGAESNEAAIRMAKLVTGKFEIVSFSRSWHGMTSGAAAATYSSGRKGYGPATPGNIAIPTPYAYRPDFVDAAGEFDWKRQLDLSFELVDAQSVGSLAACIVEPILSSGGLIDPPIGYLAALQRKCRERGMLLILDEAQTGLCRTGAWYAFERDGIVPDIITLSKTLGAGLPLAAVVTSAEIEERAHALGYLFYTTHVSDPMVAAVGLTVLDVLQRDRMAEQSLAKGQVLRAGLEQIRSRHQVVGDIRGRGLFAGLELVLDRSTKEPSDALGAAVTRRCLDLGLHMNVVQIPGMGGTFRIAPPLTVSAGELAEGLEMLDQAIGEVAGGMGLG, encoded by the coding sequence ATGACGACGACCTCTGAGCCGACCAGCGCCGACTCCACCACGTTCTGGGCCGATGCCGACCGGCACCTGATCCGGTACGGGGGTCACTTCACGCCCGAGATCATCGCCAGCGCGGCCGGCAGCTATCTGTACACCGAGAGCGGCCGCCGGCTGCTGGACTTCACCTCCGGGCAGATGAGCGCCATTCTCGGGCACTCACATCCCGAGATCGTCGCCACCGTCCGGGAGGCCGTCGGCACCCTGGACCACCTGTTCAGCGGCATGCTGTCCCGTCCGGTGGTGGACCTGGCCCGGCGGCTGGCCGACACGCTGCCAGCCACGCTGGAGAAGGTGCTGTTGCTGACCACCGGCGCCGAGTCCAACGAGGCGGCCATCCGGATGGCGAAGCTGGTCACCGGGAAGTTCGAGATCGTCTCCTTCAGCCGCTCCTGGCACGGCATGACCTCGGGCGCCGCGGCGGCCACCTACAGCTCGGGTCGGAAGGGTTACGGCCCGGCCACTCCGGGCAACATCGCCATCCCCACCCCGTATGCGTACCGACCGGACTTCGTCGACGCCGCCGGCGAGTTCGACTGGAAGCGGCAGCTGGATCTGTCATTCGAGCTGGTCGATGCGCAGTCCGTGGGCAGCCTGGCCGCCTGCATCGTCGAGCCGATCCTCTCCTCGGGTGGGCTGATCGATCCGCCCATCGGCTATCTGGCTGCGCTGCAACGCAAATGTCGCGAACGCGGGATGCTGCTGATCCTCGACGAGGCGCAGACCGGGCTCTGCCGGACCGGAGCCTGGTATGCCTTCGAGCGTGACGGCATCGTTCCGGACATCATCACCCTGTCCAAGACCCTCGGCGCCGGCCTGCCACTGGCGGCCGTCGTCACCAGTGCCGAGATCGAGGAGCGGGCCCACGCGCTGGGGTACCTGTTCTACACGACCCACGTGTCCGATCCGATGGTCGCCGCCGTCGGGCTGACGGTTCTCGATGTCCTGCAACGGGATCGGATGGCCGAGCAGTCGTTGGCCAAGGGGCAGGTGTTGCGCGCCGGTCTGGAGCAGATCCGGAGCCGTCACCAGGTGGTGGGCGACATCCGCGGGCGCGGGTTGTTCGCCGGGCTGGAACTGGTGCTGGACCGCTCGACCAAGGAGCCGTCCGACGCGCTGGGCGCGGCCGTCACCCGGCGCTGCCTGGATCTCGGCCTGCACATGAACGTGGTCCAGATCCCGGGTATGGGCGGGACCTTCCGGATCGCGCCGCCGCTGACCGTCTCCGCCGGCGAGCTGGCGGAGGGCCTGGAGATGCTGGACCAGGCGATCGGCGAGGTCGCGGGCGGGATGGGTCTGGGGTAG
- a CDS encoding HAD family hydrolase, producing MSAPDLSLNAAPSVGAGLVSSRLSATPKMVVTDMDGTLLGADGLRVSERNAAALRRAGQAGARVVIATGRPVIWLGPAIDAGFSGTAVCMNGAVTFDIGSGEIVASAPMLPSAMQAFAAALSRRLEISVAVERLGSLEHDFWAEDTYRHPWLLGQGQHRVGRRSTILADPAGKLLVRGPGDSHSLATAARLSAAEAGVDDQLSVTYSTDDGLIEVAAAGVNKGFALARLAQSWGIESAEAIAFGDMPNDLEMLTWAGHGVAMGNAHPEVTAVASEIAPHHGDDGVAAVLERWF from the coding sequence GTGTCTGCTCCCGATCTGTCCTTGAACGCCGCGCCGTCCGTCGGTGCCGGCCTGGTCTCCTCCCGGCTGTCGGCTACGCCGAAGATGGTCGTCACGGACATGGACGGGACGCTGCTCGGCGCTGACGGGCTCCGGGTCAGCGAGCGCAACGCCGCGGCTCTGCGGCGAGCGGGTCAGGCCGGGGCGCGGGTCGTCATCGCCACCGGCCGCCCGGTGATCTGGTTGGGGCCGGCCATCGATGCCGGGTTCAGCGGCACCGCGGTCTGCATGAACGGGGCCGTCACGTTCGACATCGGCAGCGGCGAGATCGTGGCCAGCGCCCCCATGCTGCCGTCGGCCATGCAGGCCTTCGCGGCGGCCCTGTCGCGCCGTCTGGAGATCTCGGTGGCCGTCGAGCGACTGGGGAGCCTGGAGCACGACTTCTGGGCGGAGGACACCTACCGTCACCCCTGGCTGCTCGGGCAGGGCCAGCACCGGGTCGGCCGCCGGTCAACCATCCTGGCCGATCCGGCCGGAAAGCTGCTGGTCAGGGGCCCGGGCGACTCGCACAGCCTGGCCACCGCAGCCCGCCTCAGTGCGGCCGAGGCCGGCGTGGACGACCAGCTGTCGGTCACCTACTCCACGGACGACGGCCTCATCGAGGTCGCCGCGGCCGGAGTCAACAAGGGGTTCGCGCTGGCCCGGCTCGCGCAGTCGTGGGGGATCGAATCGGCCGAAGCGATCGCCTTCGGCGACATGCCCAACGACCTGGAGATGCTGACCTGGGCCGGGCACGGCGTGGCCATGGGTAACGCCCACCCCGAGGTCACCGCCGTGGCCAGCGAGATCGCCCCGCACCACGGGGACGACGGGGTGGCGGCCGTGCTGGAACGCTGGTTCTGA
- a CDS encoding D-arabinono-1,4-lactone oxidase, whose translation MTAWRNWGRSVLAHPTSIETPRDETEVVALLSRAAGDRRRVRPVGAGHSFTPIAATDGVMVRLDALSGVRRVDGHEVTLGAGTRLRDLPALLRPYGLALENMGDIDTQTVAGAISTGTHGTGTAFAGIAAQVTGLRLVLAGGGVVDCSGTVRPELFQAARIGLGAFGVLTEVTIRCVPAFLLAADEHPMPLAPVLEHFDQITAGADHVEFYWFPHTDTALVKSNTRLGLESGRRPLPRWRSTLDDEAMSNGLFAATCGLGWLVPQVVPTINRVAAHLVSTRTFTDDSYSVFTSPRRVRFREMEYAIDRDAIPEAIREIRTLIQRKGWRISFPLEIRVAAADDVWLSTAYGRPSAYVAVHRYHRDPFAEYFLAVQEVLLAFGGRPHWGKLHSLGHEQLRARYPRFGDALAVRDTVDPDRRFANPYLDRVLGP comes from the coding sequence GTGACGGCGTGGCGGAACTGGGGCCGTTCGGTGCTGGCTCATCCGACCTCGATCGAGACCCCGCGTGACGAAACGGAAGTCGTCGCCCTGCTGAGTCGGGCGGCGGGCGACCGGCGCCGCGTACGACCGGTCGGAGCGGGGCATTCCTTCACCCCGATCGCCGCCACCGACGGGGTGATGGTGCGGCTGGACGCGCTGAGCGGCGTGCGCCGGGTCGATGGGCACGAGGTCACGTTGGGGGCGGGGACCCGGTTGCGTGACCTGCCGGCCCTGTTGCGGCCGTACGGCCTGGCCCTGGAGAACATGGGCGATATCGACACCCAGACCGTGGCCGGGGCCATCTCGACCGGAACCCATGGAACCGGAACGGCTTTCGCGGGCATCGCGGCACAGGTCACCGGGTTGCGGCTGGTGTTGGCCGGTGGTGGCGTCGTCGACTGTTCGGGCACCGTCCGGCCCGAGCTGTTCCAGGCGGCGCGGATCGGGCTCGGCGCCTTCGGGGTGCTGACCGAGGTGACGATCCGGTGCGTGCCGGCGTTCCTGCTGGCGGCCGATGAGCATCCGATGCCCCTGGCCCCGGTGCTGGAGCATTTCGACCAGATCACCGCCGGCGCCGACCACGTCGAGTTCTACTGGTTTCCGCACACCGACACCGCGCTGGTGAAGTCCAATACCCGCCTTGGGCTCGAATCCGGCCGTCGCCCACTGCCCCGGTGGCGGTCCACGCTGGACGACGAGGCGATGTCCAACGGACTGTTCGCCGCTACCTGTGGGCTCGGATGGTTGGTGCCGCAGGTGGTTCCGACGATCAACCGCGTGGCGGCCCACCTGGTGAGTACGCGGACATTCACCGACGACTCGTATTCCGTCTTCACCTCGCCGCGCCGGGTCCGTTTCCGGGAGATGGAATACGCCATCGACCGGGACGCGATACCGGAGGCGATCAGAGAAATCCGGACCTTGATCCAACGCAAGGGCTGGCGCATCTCGTTCCCGTTGGAGATCCGCGTGGCCGCGGCCGACGATGTCTGGCTGTCCACCGCGTACGGCCGCCCCAGCGCCTACGTCGCCGTGCATCGCTACCACCGGGATCCGTTCGCCGAGTACTTCCTGGCCGTCCAGGAGGTGCTGCTGGCCTTCGGCGGACGCCCGCACTGGGGCAAGCTGCATTCCCTTGGCCACGAACAGTTACGCGCGCGCTACCCGCGGTTCGGTGATGCGCTCGCCGTCCGGGACACGGTGGACCCGGATCGCCGGTTCGCCAACCCCTACCTGGACCGGGTGCTCGGCCCGTAG
- a CDS encoding amino acid deaminase/aldolase produces the protein MTIRAGAAIPGIADLRAATADLDPPFGVLDRAALDWNADDLRRRAAGKPIRIASKSIRIRQVLADTLARPGFAGLLCYTLPEALWLYGKDFRDLVVGYPSVHRAGIAQLAADEGAAAAVTLMIDDAAQLDLIDAVLPPARRNVIRVCIELDAGFRKGPIKAGALRSPVRTPDAAQALARLIAARPGFRLVGMMAYEGQIAGVGNAGRGLRPRLVRAMQHRSAAELLERRALVVAAVRGVADLEFVNGGGTGSLETTTAEDAVTELAAGSGLVGPGLFDHYGAFHPHPAMYFVMSVVRRPSRSVATMLGGGWVASGPVGADRLPVIADPPGLEYVDLEGAGEVQTPLRGRRARNLAVGEQIWLRHAKAGEPAEHLNEFHLVEDGRITDVLPTYRGEGQVFL, from the coding sequence ATGACGATCCGAGCCGGCGCGGCGATCCCGGGCATTGCGGACCTGCGCGCCGCCACCGCCGACCTTGACCCGCCGTTCGGCGTGCTCGACCGGGCCGCGCTCGACTGGAACGCCGACGATCTGCGGCGCCGAGCGGCCGGCAAACCGATCCGGATCGCCAGCAAGTCGATCCGCATCCGCCAGGTATTGGCCGACACGCTCGCGCGGCCCGGGTTCGCCGGACTGCTCTGCTACACGCTGCCGGAGGCGTTGTGGCTGTACGGCAAGGACTTCCGTGATCTGGTGGTCGGATACCCGAGCGTCCATCGGGCCGGGATCGCTCAGCTCGCGGCCGACGAGGGAGCGGCGGCGGCGGTCACGCTGATGATCGACGACGCGGCCCAGCTGGATCTGATCGACGCGGTTCTCCCGCCGGCGCGGCGAAATGTCATCCGGGTGTGCATCGAACTGGACGCGGGGTTCCGGAAGGGTCCGATCAAGGCCGGGGCACTCCGGTCACCCGTCCGGACCCCTGATGCGGCACAGGCCCTCGCACGGCTGATCGCGGCTCGTCCCGGCTTCCGGCTGGTCGGGATGATGGCCTACGAGGGTCAGATCGCCGGGGTCGGCAATGCCGGACGCGGGCTTCGGCCGCGGCTCGTGCGAGCGATGCAGCACCGTTCGGCTGCGGAGCTCCTGGAGCGGCGGGCGCTGGTGGTGGCCGCCGTGCGCGGTGTGGCCGACCTGGAATTCGTCAACGGCGGGGGGACCGGCTCGCTGGAGACGACCACCGCCGAGGACGCCGTCACCGAACTGGCGGCCGGGTCCGGACTGGTCGGCCCCGGCCTGTTCGACCACTACGGCGCCTTCCACCCCCACCCGGCCATGTACTTCGTGATGTCGGTGGTGCGGCGGCCTTCTCGTTCGGTGGCCACCATGCTCGGCGGTGGTTGGGTGGCGTCCGGCCCGGTGGGTGCCGATCGACTTCCGGTGATCGCCGACCCGCCGGGACTGGAATACGTCGATCTCGAGGGCGCGGGCGAGGTGCAGACCCCACTGCGGGGGCGCCGTGCCCGGAACCTCGCCGTGGGCGAACAGATCTGGCTCCGGCACGCCAAGGCCGGTGAGCCGGCCGAGCATCTCAACGAATTCCACCTCGTCGAAGACGGCCGGATCACCGATGTGCTGCCCACCTATCGCGGCGAGGGGCAGGTCTTCCTGTGA
- a CDS encoding TetR/AcrR family transcriptional regulator, which yields MPRISVAQRRELLLEAAWRVLVRDGFAAATTRAICAEAGMKQGVFHYCFTNRDELLREVAAGLLAAQVSASMDAVGTDGSMEEAVTRAFGVYWDAVEAEPGLHQVLYEITTAVLRDPRSSEIARFQYRRYLDGVRGTLDQLEQIRQIVWDLDKEVLARQVVTVLDGLTLHYLVDRDSAAAHAALAAFAADFATHARPVS from the coding sequence ATGCCTCGCATTTCCGTGGCGCAGCGGCGAGAACTGTTGCTGGAGGCGGCCTGGCGGGTGCTCGTCCGTGACGGTTTCGCGGCCGCCACGACCAGGGCGATCTGTGCCGAGGCAGGGATGAAGCAGGGCGTGTTCCACTACTGCTTCACCAACCGGGACGAACTGCTGCGCGAGGTGGCCGCCGGGCTGCTGGCCGCGCAGGTCTCGGCGTCCATGGACGCGGTCGGCACGGACGGCTCGATGGAAGAGGCAGTGACCCGTGCCTTCGGGGTCTACTGGGACGCGGTGGAGGCGGAACCGGGTCTGCATCAGGTGTTGTACGAGATCACCACCGCGGTGCTGCGTGATCCGCGGTCCAGCGAGATCGCCCGCTTCCAGTACCGCCGCTATCTGGACGGGGTGCGCGGCACCCTCGACCAGCTCGAACAGATCCGTCAGATCGTCTGGGACCTGGACAAGGAAGTGCTGGCGAGGCAAGTGGTGACGGTGCTCGACGGTCTGACCCTGCACTACCTGGTCGACCGGGACAGCGCGGCCGCCCATGCCGCCCTGGCCGCGTTCGCGGCCGATTTCGCCACGCACGCCCGGCCCGTCTCATGA
- a CDS encoding MFS transporter — MGQLGRSRAGVAAAFFAQGLGFAVVLTHLPAVKDRYGLDDLAITGVMFAVAVLAGLGSTAAGAFASRRGSATSLRAALVIAASGLAVAGLADDLVVFLIGVGLYGLGLGTVDASENMQAVALEARYGRSILTSFHAAWSAGGIVGALYTAGTHSWTLTAALVPTAVVIAAIALGPYLPGIEAAPDTEAAAQLPWRPLLLLGAALVLFYIADSAASSWSTIYLRDGLAATAGVAPLAYGAYQTTSLLSRVAGDFLVRRSGAVTVVRMAAGIGAVGLLLVVLAPGPAVAIAGFAVLGAGLAVVAPLTFSAAGVLAGQGTPEERRRRADVLVARLNQFNYLGFVLGGVLTGLVSSGSSLRWGYVVPLVTTAVLVLLAPAFAARRAVTTPA, encoded by the coding sequence ATGGGGCAACTCGGACGGTCGCGGGCAGGTGTCGCCGCGGCGTTCTTCGCCCAAGGCCTGGGGTTCGCAGTGGTGCTGACCCATCTCCCGGCGGTCAAGGACCGGTACGGACTGGACGACCTGGCCATCACCGGAGTCATGTTCGCGGTGGCCGTCCTGGCCGGGCTCGGGTCGACCGCGGCCGGGGCCTTTGCCTCGCGTCGGGGCAGCGCGACGTCCCTGCGGGCGGCCCTGGTGATCGCCGCGTCCGGTCTGGCCGTCGCCGGCCTGGCCGATGACCTGGTCGTCTTCCTGATCGGGGTCGGCCTCTACGGCCTGGGCCTCGGCACGGTGGACGCGTCGGAGAACATGCAGGCCGTTGCCCTCGAGGCCCGGTACGGCCGATCGATCCTCACCTCCTTCCACGCGGCCTGGTCGGCCGGCGGCATCGTCGGGGCGCTCTACACCGCGGGCACCCATTCCTGGACACTCACCGCGGCGCTGGTGCCGACGGCCGTCGTCATCGCCGCCATCGCCCTGGGCCCGTACCTACCCGGCATCGAGGCGGCCCCGGACACCGAGGCCGCCGCCCAGCTCCCGTGGCGCCCATTGCTGCTGCTGGGGGCGGCGTTGGTGCTGTTCTACATCGCCGATTCCGCGGCGTCGTCCTGGTCGACCATCTACCTGCGTGACGGCCTGGCCGCAACCGCCGGCGTGGCCCCCCTGGCCTACGGCGCCTACCAGACGACCAGTCTGTTGTCCCGGGTGGCGGGCGACTTCCTGGTGCGCCGCAGCGGCGCGGTGACCGTGGTCCGGATGGCCGCCGGTATCGGCGCGGTCGGCTTGCTCCTGGTCGTTCTCGCCCCCGGGCCGGCGGTGGCCATCGCCGGATTCGCCGTGCTCGGAGCCGGCCTCGCCGTGGTCGCGCCGCTCACCTTCTCGGCCGCCGGCGTGCTGGCCGGCCAGGGCACCCCGGAGGAACGCCGTCGGCGGGCCGATGTGCTGGTGGCCCGGCTGAACCAGTTCAACTACCTGGGATTCGTGCTCGGCGGCGTACTGACCGGGCTGGTGAGTTCCGGCAGCTCGCTGCGCTGGGGCTACGTCGTGCCGCTGGTGACGACGGCGGTTCTGGTTCTGCTGGCTCCCGCGTTCGCCGCCCGACGGGCGGTCACCACCCCGGCCTGA